One window of Methylococcus sp. EFPC2 genomic DNA carries:
- a CDS encoding sensor histidine kinase, with product MNLQLHLLTRIAAAAMACLLAAAGLSLYRSDRQARLATEHAAETLVRQLERQLLKAGTGIGTADAFPDFEAWQNNPTGSGACIAYAPADASEPRRLCNLATPQTGKVPSGFETIYRLFLTPGVSVARPVVYHRRQYGLLSVIPSVEWELAEAWSKLRSLMELSAATVLAVCLLVYLSISSALRPAGIIVAGLERMRRGNLDYRLPAFSLNEWRYIAEAVNQLAASHQRLLSERQALAVKLMGLQEEERRYLARELHDEFGQCLTAINALALSMTQGADRQCPELSGEAQQIRTYTQHMLDNIRNLLRRLRPAELDELGLAASLDSLIAGWRQRSRGTTDYRLSLTGDCTALPEPLAIALFRVIQECLTNVAKHAEATHVRVELSVSATEASLRVTDDGSATEIPASYGIGLLGMRERIAALHGTMKLAIASPHGLIVEACLPLEPVAGVNP from the coding sequence ATGAATCTCCAGCTGCACCTGCTGACCCGTATCGCGGCCGCGGCCATGGCCTGTCTGTTGGCGGCCGCGGGCCTCTCGCTCTACCGCAGCGACCGGCAGGCCCGGTTAGCCACGGAGCATGCGGCGGAAACTTTGGTGCGGCAACTGGAAAGGCAATTGCTCAAGGCGGGTACGGGGATCGGCACAGCCGATGCCTTTCCCGATTTCGAGGCCTGGCAGAACAATCCCACCGGTAGCGGAGCCTGCATCGCCTACGCGCCGGCCGACGCTAGCGAACCGCGTCGCCTCTGCAACCTCGCGACGCCGCAGACCGGCAAGGTCCCCTCGGGCTTCGAGACGATCTACCGTTTATTCCTGACACCCGGCGTCAGCGTTGCGCGGCCGGTCGTCTACCACCGCCGCCAGTACGGTTTGCTCAGTGTGATACCCAGCGTCGAATGGGAGCTCGCGGAGGCGTGGAGCAAGCTGCGCAGCCTGATGGAATTGTCGGCGGCGACGGTCCTGGCGGTTTGCCTGCTGGTTTATCTGAGCATTAGCAGCGCCCTGCGACCGGCCGGGATCATCGTCGCCGGGCTCGAACGGATGCGGCGGGGCAATCTGGACTACCGCTTGCCGGCCTTCAGCCTCAACGAATGGCGCTACATCGCCGAAGCTGTCAACCAATTGGCGGCCAGCCATCAGCGTCTGCTGTCGGAACGGCAGGCACTGGCCGTCAAGCTGATGGGACTCCAGGAGGAAGAGCGCCGCTACCTGGCCCGCGAACTGCACGACGAGTTCGGGCAATGCCTGACCGCCATCAACGCGCTGGCCCTGTCGATGACCCAGGGCGCGGACCGGCAATGTCCCGAGCTGAGCGGCGAAGCCCAGCAAATTCGGACCTACACCCAGCACATGCTGGACAACATCCGCAACCTGCTCCGCCGCTTGCGGCCGGCGGAGCTGGACGAACTGGGCTTGGCGGCCAGCCTGGATAGCCTGATCGCCGGGTGGCGGCAGCGCAGCCGGGGCACGACCGACTACCGGCTCAGCCTCACGGGCGATTGCACCGCCCTGCCGGAGCCCTTGGCCATCGCCTTGTTCCGGGTGATACAGGAGTGCCTGACCAATGTCGCCAAGCACGCAGAGGCCACCCACGTGCGGGTTGAGTTGAGCGTTTCCGCCACAGAGGCTAGCCTGAGGGTGACGGACGACGGCAGCGCGACGGAGATTCCGGCATCTTACGGCATCGGCCTGCTCGGCATGCGCGAGCGCATCGCGGCGCTGCACGGCACAATGAAGCTGGCCATCGCCTCACCCCACGGACTGATCGTCGAGGCCTGCTTGCCGCTGGAACCCGTCGCCGGAGTGAACCCGTGA